A genomic region of Homalodisca vitripennis isolate AUS2020 chromosome 5, UT_GWSS_2.1, whole genome shotgun sequence contains the following coding sequences:
- the LOC124362973 gene encoding uncharacterized protein LOC124362973, with protein sequence MDNIKIPYLPELETCCGCLSLREGAKMFGVISLLGSIYMCLEIFATIIMISVNPDYVAEGAGILLFAILVHSVHIGTSASLLFGVYKERNKPMFGWLITAVMVALLEAFVVPSIYIRVLIFHKLIEVNYKLVLVTIIMLIDDIYGWLVVVQLLPNSCTSQTRLRLED encoded by the exons ATGGACAATATAAAGATCCCATACCTCCCAGAACTGGAGACTTGTTGTGGCTGCTTGTCTCTCAGGGAGGGAGCTAAAATGTTTGGAGTGATATCGCTG ttgGGAAGCATATACATGTGTTTGGAAATATTTGCAACAATCATCATGATATCAGTTAATC CTGACTACGTGGCAGAGGGTGCTGGAATCCTCTTGTTTGCCATCCTTGTCCACTCTGTTCACATTGGCACTTCAGCCTCGCTTCTCTTTGGTGTATACAAG GAGAGGAACAAGCCTATGTTCGGTTGGCTCATCACCGCAGTAATGGTGGCACTCCTGGAAGCCTTTGTAGTCCCATCTATCTATATTCGGGTCCTGATATTCCACAAACTCATAGAAGTCAACTATAAGCTAGTCTTAGTGACCATCATAATGCTCA TTGATGACATCTACGGTTGGCTAGTCGTTGTACAGCTATTACCGAACTCTTGCACGTCCCAGACAAGACTACGTCTTGAAGATTGA